The Sulfitobacter sp. SK011 genome contains the following window.
ACCAAGATAGATGAACGAGATAAGTGTCGAAACACCCAAGGCCACGGTAATCGGGGCCCCGATGAACATCAAAAGCAAGAAGCCCCCGAAAAGGATGAGAATGATCTGAGATTCCATTATGTCTTCTCCTGCTCAGGTTTTGTAGTTCCGGCGCGCACCTCTTCGAGATCGATGGCGTCAGGATCGCGCAGATCTTCACCCAGAATGATCTTTTTATAGTTCACCTGCAGAACGCGGAACGTCATAAGCGAGAACGCAATCGGCAGAACGATATAGACCCAGCTCAGGTGGAAACCCATTGTCTGTGACGACTGGAACCTGTTCATCTTGTTGAAGATAAAGTCGATCGACAGATACACAAAATATACGTTGAAAAAGACCCAGAACAGGTCTGCAAAAGCCTCGATATATTTGATCGCACCAGGGGGCAGGAACTTGAACTGAAACGTCACCCGGTTATGCGCGCCTTTCTTGGCGGCATAGCTCGCCCCGAAAAATACAAACCAGACGAACATGTAGATCGAAAGCTCTTCGACCCAGGAGAAAGAAAAATCGAACAATGTCCGAACGATTACCTGCAAGAACAACAGGCAGACAAAAATCGCAAGCAAGGTGCGACAGATGTAGCTCTCTATATTGTCAATTACATACCAGAATCTTGTCATCGGCCCCTCGCTATCGGTTGAGAAAAGCGCCCGAAGGCGCTTTTCTTTATTTCTGTTTTCGCTTTATTCAGAGACCGGGTCCCGGCCAATTTCTGCAAGCACAGCGTTCATCTTTTCGATGCCGCCGATGCTGTCATAGAACTTTGGCCACACGGCCTCTGTTGCGAGCTTGATGAACTCTTCTTCGTTGTTCTCAGGGTCCGTGATTTCCATGCCTTCGTCGATCAGGATTTGTTTGATCTCGGCTTCTTTTTCACGCAGGAACTGTGCAGAAGCGGCTGTCGCTGCCTTGCCTGCTTCCAGAACGATGGCCTGATCTTCGGCTGAAAGTTCCTGAAATACCTGTTCGGAAATGATCAACGGCTCAATCGAGAAGATATAGCGGATGTTTGTGACGTACTTTTGTACCTCATAGAACTTCATCGCGTTGATTGTTGTGTAGGGGTTGTCCTGACCATCAACAACTTTGGTCTGCAAACCCGCAAAGGTTTCTGACCACGCCATCGGCGTCGGGCTGATGCCCCAGGCCTTGTAGGTGTCGATCATGATTTCGTTCTTGGGAACACGGATCACCAGCCCCTGCAGGTCGGCCACGGATTTGACCGGCTTCTTTGAATTCGTCAGAACCCGAAAACCTGTATAGGTCCACGCGATGATGCGCACGCCGGCATCGTTGATGGTGTTCTCTGTCAACTCAGCGCCGATCGGGCCCTGGGTCAGCTTTTCCGCGTCTTCAAGGCTCAGAATGACATATGGCAAAGAGAACACGCCGACGGTTGGCGAGAACGGTGTGACGTTGTTGATGGCGAGGATCGACATATCCAGAGTGCCGATGGCCGCTTCGTTAACGGTGTCCTGCTCAGAGCCGAGCTGACCGTTTAGAAACAGGGTTGCGGTATGCTTGCCGCCTGACAGTTCCTCAAGGGCTGCAACAAAACCTTTGCCAGTTGCTTCCTGGCTGCTTCCGCCGCTGTCGCCAACGGCCACCTTGAAGTTTTTCGCTTCAGCAGTGCCAAAGCTCAGCAGAGCGGTCGCCGCCGCGACGGCAGCAACAGATGTTATTCGGGTGATAATTGTCATGGAATCCTCCTCATTGATGAGCGCTTCTTTACGCTACGTAACCTGATGAGGTTTGTCTCCCGGTCCCCACCAAGAATTCGTAGGCTAATACAAGCCACTGGTTGTGCTAAGGGCCAGATTCGAATTTGACTTAGACCAGTCCGTTTGCGAGTGTCTGACATGCCAGCAACCCGCATCCCCCCAGAATCGTTTTTTCTCGATCGCAAAGGCCACCGCCCAATTCAGACCCAAATACGTGAAACTGCGGTGTCTTTCATCCAGTCAGGTCATGCCGCACCCGGCACCCATTTGCCGTCGTCGCGCAAACTGGCCGAGTATCTGGGTGTTGCTCGGATGACCGTCACGCTGGCCTATTCTGAATTGGTGGCCCAGGGATATCTGGAGACCCAGAACCGCAGTGGCTATGTCGTTGCCACCACAGACATTGTCACCAACGTTGTCGCAGCCGTTGAAAAAGACCGCGACGATGACGCTTTGGACTGGAAGGCGTTTCTGGCAAGTTCTCTGACCGAACGTCGTCGGATTGTGAAGCCGGTCGATTGGCGCAAACTGCCCTATCCATTTGCCTATGGGCAGATGGATGCGACTCTTTTCAACTACGCGGCGTGGCGCGATTGCGCCCGTCAGGCGATGGGACGGCTCGACTTCATCGATATGGCGGGCGACATGGCTGATCTGGATGATCCGCTGTTGGTCAACTATATCCGCTGCCGGTCCCTGCCGCGGCGTGGCATTTCCGCAAATCCGGATGAGATCCTTATCACCGTCGGCGCGCAGAATGGGCTTTGGTTGGCCATCGAATTACTGACCCGGCAGCCCTTGAGTGCGGTTTGCGAAAATCCCGGATATCCCGATACGTTGCAGGCGCTGACGTGGTGCGGTGCAAATGTGAATACCGTGGACGTGGATGAATACGGTTTGCCCCCTCAGAACATCCCCGACGGAACCAGGGCGGTTTTCATCACGCCAAGCCATCATGCACCCACCGGGGTGACCATGCCTACGGCGCGCAAGTTGCAACTCCTTGCGGATGCCGAGGAAAAGGATTTCGTGATCATCGAGGACGACTATGACTTCGAAATGAGTTTCATTGAGCCGCCAAGCCCGGCGCTCAAATCTTATGATCGGCAGGGGCGGGTCATCTATGTCGGTAGCTTTTCGAAAGCGATGTTCCCGGGATTGCGCCTGGGGTATCTGGTCGCGCCACGCGAATTTATCGCCGAAGCCCGGGAATTGCGCTCCATGATGCTGCGCCATCCGCCCGGCCATTTGCAGCGCACAGCGGCTTATTTTCTGGCTCAGGGTCACTACGACCTGTTGATCCGTGACATGCGCCGGAAACTTGCAGTCCGTCGCGCCGCTGTGCTTGACGCAATCGCCAACACAAGCCTGACTCTGGCAGGGGCCGCCAAGTTTGGTGGCTCAAGCCTGTGGATCAAAGCGCCTGACGGGATCAATACAATGGTGCTGGCCGAAGACCTCCTGAAGGATGGGGTCATGATCGAACCAGGGGCCGCGTTCTTTGCGGGTCACGATGGCCCGGTGAACTTCTTCCGCCTGGGGTACTCGTCAATCCCGGCGCATCAGATTGAAGAGGGCATCAACCTGATCGCCCGGCGTGTTGAGAAACACATGGCCGCCCACAATTGATTGAAGCGCAAAAACATATCTGAACATCGCTGCATGGGTCGCCTGACACGTCAGAACAACATGCCTATTCCGGCAAGGAGGTTGATCCTCTTGCTTTCACATTTGCACCAAACATGCTTCTTTTCCGGGCCCGCGCTCGGAGTTGGTACGCAGGCAATAGGCAGACGATCTCGAACAAAGCCCCAAGCGCTTTATCGGATTTCATTCAACTTCTAAGAACCGGAAAATGGTGCCCCCACACGGACTCGAACCGCGGACCTATTGATTACAAATCAAAATTTGTAGGGTAGATGGGCATAGATCAAAGTAGAGTAGACACTCTCAACCCGTTAAAAATATGGGTTTGGGGTTGATCTAATTAGACGGTCCGTTATCTGGGTGGATACAGAACTGTCTACTTTTGGGGTAAAAGTAGACACCATTAGGGGCCAACCATGCAAAACATTACATCCACTGTTGTCGAGAACGCCACCCTGCCAATTGGGAAGGATCAGGACTTCATTCGTGACAGTGTCTTGCGGGGTTTTGGCCTTAAAATCGGCAAGACGTCCAAGACCTTCGTTGTAGAGGGTAGGGTGGGCAACAAGGTGCGTCGCAAGGTGATTGGTGATGCTGTTGGTGACAAAGCGATCACTGTCACCATTGCGCGAAAGAAGGCCATCGTACTGCTTGCCAAGTTTGCCGATGGGATTGACCCGTCAAAGAACAAGAAACTGCATGCGGCTGATCAAATCACCTTGCAAGAGGCTTTTGAATACAAGCTGGAGCGGTCAAAATTGAAACCCACGACACTTGCGATGTATCGAGATGCCATTGACCGTCGCCTTGCTGACTGGAGAGATAGGCCGCTTTCCACAATCACACCAAACGATTGGATTGACCGTTTTCTGGAGATTGAAGAAAATCCTGGCCTTGCGTCTGCTCTTTGTACCAAACGGGTTCTGTCGGCGATCTGGAACCATACACGCTTAAATCTCACGGATAGCGACGGGTATCCCATCTTGCGGGCCAATCCTACAGAGAACACGACGAAACGCACGCAGCGGCCAAGCATGGTCCCGCCGAAAAAGAGACCGATAGCGGACCTGAAAGCGTGGCTGGCCGTGGTTGCGACAATGCAGCCGTCCCGGTTTCAGAAATATTCGGAGATTGCTCTGCGCACTGGATGCCGAAACGGCGAGATAACCACCCTGACTTGGAAACAAGTAAACTTAAGCGATGGGTATTTTGATCTGAAAGACACGAAGAATGGCCGGGATCATCGGGTGTACATGTCAAGCCAATGTAAGGCCGCGTTTGAGCATCTGGAGGAGGAATTTGGGTCAACGCCATTTGTGTGGGGCGCTGCAACATACGACACCAAGAAGCCGTTTTACACCGCGTCTAAGCGGTATGGGTCGCAACATTCACCGCATGATCAACGCTCTACATTTGTAAATCTGGCGATTGAGGCCGGGATACAGGAGGACGTGTGCAAGGCCCTGATCAATCATGTGCAACTGCGTTCCGCAACTGACCATTACAAGGATATCGGGGAACCGATGCAGCGTGAAGCGGTGCAGGTCATATCAGACTTAATTGACGCCAAACTGCTTGCATCCAATTAACGGTCTGGCGTATTCTGTAGCGACATATCCACGGAGGGAAACAGCCGCGTGTCGAAATCGTTGCTTGCGAGCGCGAAATTAGATCAGAGGCTAGGTTTGTGCTGCCACCGTTGTCGGTAGCGTTCATCCACCCGTGGAAATGAAAATCATGAATATCAAACTGAAAAAACCGACTGCACCAAACAAATGCGCCGTGGCCACTCTTCATGCGAAGGAACATGATCCCGTCGAGGACACTGTTGAAACTGTTGGCACTGACCCCGCCGTTGTCCCTGTGACCGCTGCCCCTGTCGAAGCTGACCCGGCTTTCGAGCAACTGTTCACCCCCAACCAAACGGCTCAAATGTTGAACGTGTCGCCAGCGTTCTTGGCCAAGGATCGAAACCTGGCGCGACGATACAACCGAGAACCGCGCATACCTTATGTCAGGATTGGCGCTGCTGTCAGGTATAGATTCAAAGTTTTGGTTGGGATGATTGAGGCCGGGGGAACCGCTGGTCTGAAACCCAACGCTGACTGACAACAAAACACCCCCGGCATTGCAGTGCCGAGGGCCTTTTTCACACCATGAGAAGTGAACGTGACAATGGCTGGGGGGCCATTCCCATGATTGAATCTAAAGACCAAAACCCGCCCACGCAAG
Protein-coding sequences here:
- a CDS encoding TRAP transporter small permease, giving the protein MTRFWYVIDNIESYICRTLLAIFVCLLFLQVIVRTLFDFSFSWVEELSIYMFVWFVFFGASYAAKKGAHNRVTFQFKFLPPGAIKYIEAFADLFWVFFNVYFVYLSIDFIFNKMNRFQSSQTMGFHLSWVYIVLPIAFSLMTFRVLQVNYKKIILGEDLRDPDAIDLEEVRAGTTKPEQEKT
- a CDS encoding TRAP transporter substrate-binding protein → MTIITRITSVAAVAAATALLSFGTAEAKNFKVAVGDSGGSSQEATGKGFVAALEELSGGKHTATLFLNGQLGSEQDTVNEAAIGTLDMSILAINNVTPFSPTVGVFSLPYVILSLEDAEKLTQGPIGAELTENTINDAGVRIIAWTYTGFRVLTNSKKPVKSVADLQGLVIRVPKNEIMIDTYKAWGISPTPMAWSETFAGLQTKVVDGQDNPYTTINAMKFYEVQKYVTNIRYIFSIEPLIISEQVFQELSAEDQAIVLEAGKAATAASAQFLREKEAEIKQILIDEGMEITDPENNEEEFIKLATEAVWPKFYDSIGGIEKMNAVLAEIGRDPVSE
- a CDS encoding PLP-dependent aminotransferase family protein, which produces MSFIQSGHAAPGTHLPSSRKLAEYLGVARMTVTLAYSELVAQGYLETQNRSGYVVATTDIVTNVVAAVEKDRDDDALDWKAFLASSLTERRRIVKPVDWRKLPYPFAYGQMDATLFNYAAWRDCARQAMGRLDFIDMAGDMADLDDPLLVNYIRCRSLPRRGISANPDEILITVGAQNGLWLAIELLTRQPLSAVCENPGYPDTLQALTWCGANVNTVDVDEYGLPPQNIPDGTRAVFITPSHHAPTGVTMPTARKLQLLADAEEKDFVIIEDDYDFEMSFIEPPSPALKSYDRQGRVIYVGSFSKAMFPGLRLGYLVAPREFIAEARELRSMMLRHPPGHLQRTAAYFLAQGHYDLLIRDMRRKLAVRRAAVLDAIANTSLTLAGAAKFGGSSLWIKAPDGINTMVLAEDLLKDGVMIEPGAAFFAGHDGPVNFFRLGYSSIPAHQIEEGINLIARRVEKHMAAHN
- a CDS encoding tyrosine-type recombinase/integrase, which codes for MQNITSTVVENATLPIGKDQDFIRDSVLRGFGLKIGKTSKTFVVEGRVGNKVRRKVIGDAVGDKAITVTIARKKAIVLLAKFADGIDPSKNKKLHAADQITLQEAFEYKLERSKLKPTTLAMYRDAIDRRLADWRDRPLSTITPNDWIDRFLEIEENPGLASALCTKRVLSAIWNHTRLNLTDSDGYPILRANPTENTTKRTQRPSMVPPKKRPIADLKAWLAVVATMQPSRFQKYSEIALRTGCRNGEITTLTWKQVNLSDGYFDLKDTKNGRDHRVYMSSQCKAAFEHLEEEFGSTPFVWGAATYDTKKPFYTASKRYGSQHSPHDQRSTFVNLAIEAGIQEDVCKALINHVQLRSATDHYKDIGEPMQREAVQVISDLIDAKLLASN
- a CDS encoding helix-turn-helix domain-containing protein, whose product is MNIKLKKPTAPNKCAVATLHAKEHDPVEDTVETVGTDPAVVPVTAAPVEADPAFEQLFTPNQTAQMLNVSPAFLAKDRNLARRYNREPRIPYVRIGAAVRYRFKVLVGMIEAGGTAGLKPNAD